The following proteins come from a genomic window of Candidatus Buchananbacteria bacterium CG10_big_fil_rev_8_21_14_0_10_42_9:
- the dprA gene encoding DNA-protecting protein DprA — protein MKDNELQYWLGFNALWSVGPTRFKALFNYFPTLETAWNANLSQLRQAGFSDKVAAKIVSERKNVNPAELLENLKKDELNVLTQKNPEFPSLLQGIYDPPMLLYYKGKLECVSKLCLAVVGPRKASNYGKNITQELIKDLAPYNITIVSGLALGIDAIAHQAALDTNLATIAVLGSGLNKIFPIHNQGIAQDIINSGGLILSEFEPEMHANKQTFPIRNRIISGLCSATLIVEAGAKSGALVTAECALDQGREVLSVPGNITSLQSHGTNKLIKDGATIVTNANDILNALNLTENKISSTNIPIAFSSESEKQIYELLIQQGMTVDTIIDTTKLDPAVVHATISTLELKGYTSNHE, from the coding sequence ATGAAAGATAACGAACTGCAATATTGGCTTGGCTTTAATGCTCTTTGGTCGGTTGGGCCGACTCGATTCAAAGCATTGTTCAACTATTTCCCGACGCTTGAAACAGCCTGGAACGCAAATCTAAGCCAACTTAGGCAAGCCGGATTTTCAGACAAAGTAGCCGCCAAAATAGTTAGCGAAAGAAAAAACGTAAACCCGGCCGAACTTTTGGAAAACTTAAAAAAAGATGAACTGAATGTTTTAACCCAAAAAAATCCTGAATTTCCTTCATTGTTGCAAGGCATCTATGACCCACCGATGCTACTCTATTACAAAGGCAAGCTTGAGTGCGTGTCAAAGCTCTGTCTAGCGGTAGTTGGTCCGCGCAAAGCCAGCAATTATGGCAAAAACATAACCCAGGAACTGATCAAAGATTTAGCACCCTATAACATAACTATCGTTTCAGGTTTGGCCTTAGGCATTGACGCTATCGCCCACCAAGCCGCGCTGGATACTAATTTAGCCACAATCGCCGTATTGGGTTCAGGATTAAACAAAATTTTTCCGATACATAACCAAGGCATCGCTCAAGATATAATAAATAGTGGCGGTTTAATCTTATCTGAATTTGAACCTGAAATGCACGCCAATAAACAAACCTTCCCAATTCGCAACCGCATTATCTCAGGGCTTTGCAGCGCCACATTAATAGTTGAGGCGGGGGCTAAGTCAGGTGCTTTAGTCACTGCCGAATGCGCGCTTGACCAAGGCCGGGAAGTTTTAAGTGTACCTGGCAATATTACAAGCCTACAAAGCCACGGCACTAATAAATTAATTAAAGATGGCGCGACAATTGTGACCAATGCAAACGACATACTAAACGCTCTAAATTTGACAGAAAATAAAATATCGAGTACTAATATACCCATTGCTTTTTCAAGTGAGAGCGAAAAACAAATTTACGAACTGTTGATTCAGCAGGGCATGACAGTTGACACCATTATAGATACTACTAAATTAGATCCAGCTGTCGTTCATGCCACCATTTCCACATTGGAATTAAAAGGCTATACGTCAAACCATGAGTAA
- a CDS encoding type I DNA topoisomerase, producing the protein MSKLVIVESPTKVKTISKFLSKDYKVASSKGHIRDLPKSKLGVDVEHNFEPHYVIPDKAKKTIEELKKLAKKADNILFATDEDREGEAISWHLAHILKIDPKKAQRIVFHEITKDAILEALENPRGLDQRLVDAQQARRVLDRLVGYKLSPLLWKKIARGLSAGRVQSVAVRLIVEREREIEAFKPQEYWTIESLAKIKDDPEDFKIKLHKRDGKVLEKLAIKTEADAKKIVDEVTGKKFTITDITKKEGVRKPLAPFTTSTMQQESHRRLSMSARDTMRVAQQLYEGVNLGPEGNTGLITYMRTDSVNLADKFLNDAAAHIKSSYGDDYYEKRAYKSKSKNAQEAHEAVRPTEAARTPNSIKQYLDPKQFKLYQLIWQRAVASQMANAKSDNTTVEITPENTPYTFTVKGSILTFKGFLEVYPTNTKDEILPPLEKGQEIEILKLESLQHFTEPPARYSEATLIKALEENGIGRPSTYAPTISTIITRGYVTKNQDKKLEPSDVAKLVNDVLVEHFPEIVDYQFTANLEDDLDEIALGHKQWVPTITAFYNKFNENLMQKEEELDKKKLTEEKSEEKCEKCGSDMVIKMGRFGKFLACTNYPECKNTKNLGSNGEPEEQKVSDEKCEKCDNPMAVKTGRFGKFLACTNYPECKNTKPIVKSTGVKCPKCGKGEIVEKKSRRGKTFFACDQYPNCENSYWSKPTGEKCPDSGDLLVFGPKGTAKCSDKECKYTAEIKEAAK; encoded by the coding sequence ATGAGTAAACTAGTCATCGTTGAAAGCCCCACCAAGGTTAAAACGATTAGCAAATTTTTATCCAAGGATTACAAAGTCGCCTCGTCCAAAGGTCACATTCGCGATTTGCCTAAAAGTAAATTAGGCGTGGATGTTGAGCATAATTTTGAGCCGCACTATGTTATTCCGGACAAGGCCAAAAAAACGATTGAAGAGTTAAAAAAGTTAGCCAAAAAAGCTGACAATATTTTATTTGCCACAGACGAAGACCGCGAAGGTGAAGCGATTTCTTGGCATTTAGCCCACATTTTAAAAATTGATCCGAAAAAGGCGCAGCGCATTGTTTTTCATGAAATTACTAAAGACGCAATCTTGGAAGCCTTGGAAAACCCGCGCGGATTAGACCAACGCCTAGTTGATGCTCAACAGGCTCGCCGCGTGCTTGACCGCCTAGTCGGCTACAAACTTTCACCGCTCCTTTGGAAAAAAATCGCCCGCGGTTTATCGGCTGGCCGGGTACAGTCAGTCGCGGTTAGATTAATCGTTGAACGAGAACGCGAAATAGAAGCTTTCAAGCCACAAGAGTATTGGACAATTGAAAGCCTGGCTAAAATTAAAGATGATCCGGAAGATTTTAAAATTAAACTGCACAAACGAGATGGCAAAGTGCTTGAAAAACTAGCAATTAAAACTGAAGCCGACGCCAAAAAGATTGTGGATGAGGTAACTGGAAAAAAATTCACCATTACTGACATCACCAAAAAAGAAGGCGTCCGCAAGCCACTTGCTCCTTTTACGACCTCTACCATGCAACAGGAATCTCACCGCCGTTTAAGCATGTCGGCGCGTGACACTATGCGCGTAGCCCAACAATTATATGAAGGCGTAAATTTAGGACCAGAAGGTAATACTGGTTTGATTACCTATATGAGAACCGATTCAGTTAATTTAGCAGATAAATTTTTAAATGATGCCGCCGCGCATATTAAAAGCTCATACGGCGATGACTATTACGAAAAGCGAGCTTACAAAAGTAAATCTAAAAACGCCCAAGAAGCTCATGAGGCGGTCCGTCCAACTGAAGCTGCGCGCACGCCAAATTCAATCAAGCAATATTTGGATCCTAAGCAATTCAAGCTATACCAGCTTATTTGGCAGCGGGCGGTAGCTTCGCAAATGGCCAATGCCAAAAGTGATAACACCACCGTTGAAATCACGCCAGAAAACACGCCTTACACCTTTACGGTCAAAGGTTCAATTCTAACCTTTAAAGGATTTTTAGAAGTTTACCCAACTAACACTAAAGACGAAATTTTACCGCCGCTAGAAAAGGGACAAGAAATTGAAATTTTGAAACTAGAAAGCTTGCAGCATTTTACCGAACCGCCGGCTCGCTACAGTGAGGCCACGTTGATTAAAGCGCTGGAAGAAAATGGAATCGGGCGACCATCAACTTACGCCCCGACAATTTCAACAATTATTACGCGAGGTTATGTAACGAAAAACCAAGATAAAAAATTAGAGCCGTCAGATGTGGCTAAGCTAGTCAACGATGTTTTAGTTGAACATTTCCCTGAAATCGTAGACTACCAATTTACTGCCAACCTAGAAGACGACTTAGACGAAATTGCCTTAGGTCATAAACAATGGGTACCAACCATTACGGCGTTCTATAATAAATTTAATGAAAATCTTATGCAAAAAGAAGAGGAGTTAGATAAGAAAAAACTGACCGAAGAAAAAAGTGAAGAGAAGTGCGAGAAGTGTGGCAGTGATATGGTCATTAAAATGGGGCGCTTTGGCAAGTTTTTGGCATGCACTAATTATCCGGAGTGTAAGAATACGAAAAACTTGGGCAGCAACGGCGAACCCGAAGAGCAAAAAGTCAGTGACGAAAAATGTGAAAAATGCGATAATCCAATGGCGGTAAAAACCGGGCGCTTTGGCAAGTTTTTGGCATGCACTAATTATCCGGAGTGTAAAAATACCAAACCGATTGTAAAATCCACCGGCGTGAAATGCCCTAAATGCGGCAAAGGTGAAATCGTTGAA